From one Fimbriiglobus ruber genomic stretch:
- a CDS encoding MGH1-like glycoside hydrolase domain-containing protein encodes MRPPRLIPVGAFVFILAFATTAPAQIIDKQKALDAQTFWDNRDAAWFRANIPFFDCPDPDITTTYYYRWELVTKHLTYGSPASGYSFTEFIDRPFWSGAYGAISCPAGHQLYEVRWLRDPRYAWDYAKYWFRTPGAQPRRYSTWLADAVWATHQAHPDAAAVKELFPDLVKNYQGWEEKHFSPEVGLFWQTGHDDGMEFNINSRQTRDILRGAPAYRPTLNAYLWADALAVAKAADLAEDGMTSVQYRAKAAKLKENIQAKLWDQTRKFFYPLSKQDEQANGFTVKAHTLTYQTGQFAGNAHGRELIGYVPWQFNLPDAGRGYETGWKLVKSKEGFAAPFGPRTVEINDPMYLLQNACCWWSGHSWPYATAQTLKGMANLLQNYQQDAVTAADYTALLGTFAKSHRKNGKPYLAEACHPDTGSWEGHDTRNHSEHYFHSSFCDLVITGLVGLKVRDDDTLEVHPLAPAEWDYFALDDVPYRGRTVSIVWDRTGTRYGKGAGFRLYVGGKEVAAAAKLEPLTAVLPPTTPVVPAARPINYAANNDGTLFPRAIASFTGAAGNLSQLNDGNYWYHVCPPNRWTCEGSKAEADWCGIDFGTPRSIDTVKLYFLHDQNGVTRAPESYHLEAWDGAAWKEIPAQARVPAVPVGRQANVVTFPRVETARVRAVLTHRRGAKSGLSEFEAWGSGSLPVQPAPPPKDDLALNLTGQGFPKATASFTDRFGGSPMAAIDGKVNFRPEPMNRWTSYESPNATDWLAIDFGAARTVGRVELGIYDDRGGVQPPASYVVQHWDGAAWKDVANAAKVPEVPIGNRFNEIRFDPVATAKVRITFTNNGRARSGVTEVMVFEK; translated from the coding sequence ATGCGCCCCCCTCGTTTGATCCCCGTCGGTGCTTTCGTTTTTATCCTCGCCTTCGCTACCACCGCCCCGGCCCAGATTATCGACAAGCAGAAGGCGCTGGACGCGCAGACGTTCTGGGACAACCGCGACGCGGCCTGGTTCCGGGCGAACATCCCCTTCTTCGACTGCCCCGACCCCGACATCACGACCACGTACTACTACCGCTGGGAACTCGTCACCAAGCACCTGACTTACGGCTCCCCGGCCAGCGGCTACTCGTTCACAGAATTCATCGACCGGCCGTTCTGGTCGGGCGCATACGGGGCCATCAGTTGCCCGGCCGGGCACCAGCTCTACGAGGTCCGCTGGCTCCGCGACCCGCGGTACGCCTGGGATTACGCGAAGTACTGGTTCCGCACGCCCGGAGCCCAACCGCGGCGATACAGCACCTGGCTTGCCGACGCCGTCTGGGCCACGCACCAGGCGCACCCGGACGCGGCCGCCGTCAAGGAACTGTTCCCGGACCTCGTCAAAAATTACCAGGGCTGGGAGGAGAAGCACTTCTCGCCGGAGGTCGGGCTGTTCTGGCAGACCGGGCACGACGACGGCATGGAGTTCAACATCAACAGCCGGCAGACCCGCGACATCCTCCGCGGGGCACCCGCCTACCGGCCGACGCTGAACGCCTACTTGTGGGCCGACGCCCTCGCCGTTGCCAAGGCTGCCGACCTCGCCGAGGACGGGATGACATCTGTCCAGTACCGCGCGAAGGCCGCGAAGTTAAAGGAGAACATCCAGGCAAAACTCTGGGACCAAACCCGGAAGTTCTTTTACCCCCTCTCCAAACAAGACGAGCAGGCGAACGGGTTCACGGTCAAGGCCCACACGCTGACCTACCAGACCGGCCAGTTCGCCGGGAACGCGCACGGCCGCGAACTCATCGGGTACGTGCCGTGGCAGTTCAACCTGCCGGACGCCGGCCGGGGCTACGAGACCGGGTGGAAGCTGGTGAAGAGCAAGGAGGGGTTCGCCGCCCCGTTCGGCCCGCGGACCGTCGAGATCAACGACCCAATGTACCTGCTCCAGAACGCGTGCTGCTGGTGGAGCGGGCACTCGTGGCCCTACGCCACCGCGCAGACGCTCAAGGGCATGGCGAACTTGCTCCAGAACTATCAACAAGATGCGGTCACGGCGGCCGACTACACCGCCCTACTCGGCACGTTCGCCAAGTCCCACCGCAAGAACGGCAAGCCGTACCTCGCCGAGGCGTGCCACCCGGACACCGGGTCGTGGGAAGGGCACGACACCCGCAATCACAGCGAGCACTACTTCCACTCCAGCTTCTGCGACCTCGTCATCACCGGCCTCGTTGGGCTCAAGGTGCGGGACGACGACACGCTCGAAGTCCACCCGCTGGCGCCAGCCGAGTGGGATTATTTTGCGTTGGACGACGTGCCGTACCGCGGCCGCACCGTCTCGATCGTCTGGGACCGGACGGGCACCCGGTACGGCAAGGGCGCGGGTTTCCGCCTCTATGTCGGTGGCAAAGAAGTCGCCGCGGCCGCGAAACTCGAACCGTTGACCGCGGTGCTGCCGCCAACGACGCCTGTCGTTCCGGCCGCCCGCCCGATTAACTACGCAGCCAACAACGACGGCACGCTCTTCCCCCGAGCAATCGCGTCGTTCACCGGCGCGGCTGGCAACCTGTCGCAGCTCAACGACGGCAACTACTGGTATCACGTCTGCCCGCCCAACCGGTGGACGTGCGAGGGGTCGAAGGCCGAGGCCGACTGGTGCGGGATCGACTTCGGCACCCCGCGGTCGATCGACACCGTAAAACTGTACTTCCTGCACGACCAGAACGGTGTGACGCGGGCGCCCGAGAGCTACCACCTCGAAGCCTGGGACGGGGCCGCATGGAAAGAGATTCCCGCGCAAGCCCGCGTCCCGGCAGTACCCGTCGGCCGCCAGGCGAACGTGGTCACGTTCCCGCGGGTGGAGACGGCCCGCGTCCGGGCCGTGTTGACGCACCGCCGCGGGGCGAAGTCCGGGTTGAGCGAATTCGAGGCGTGGGGCTCCGGTTCGCTCCCGGTGCAGCCCGCCCCGCCGCCGAAGGACGATTTGGCGCTGAACCTCACGGGGCAAGGTTTCCCGAAGGCGACCGCGTCATTCACCGACCGCTTCGGCGGCAGCCCGATGGCCGCGATCGACGGCAAGGTGAACTTCCGTCCGGAGCCGATGAACCGGTGGACGAGCTACGAGTCGCCGAACGCGACCGACTGGCTGGCGATCGACTTCGGGGCGGCCAGAACCGTCGGCCGGGTCGAACTCGGCATCTACGACGACCGGGGCGGCGTCCAACCGCCGGCGAGTTACGTCGTGCAACATTGGGACGGGGCCGCGTGGAAAGACGTGGCGAACGCGGCCAAGGTGCCCGAGGTGCCGATTGGGAACCGGTTCAACGAAATCCGCTTCGATCCGGTGGCGACGGCCAAGGTGCGGATCACGTTTACCAACAACGGCCGCGCCCGCAGTGGCGTGACCGAGGTGATGGTGTTCGAGAAGTAA